In Microbacterium cremeum, a genomic segment contains:
- a CDS encoding helix-turn-helix transcriptional regulator, with product MDVVQALQRARDAYERREWLSAYQELSQLGGALSAADLADLATAAQLAGRHEDFMHAMARACRLYEQHGELGRAVRCAAFLVEVLVLHGEAAVANGWLGRGERLASALPSTDAAIGHLLFSGIVPDLMARRLDSALDRAERALEIAEQSGDVELRAKALMGLGRCRIDGGDVAAGVALLDEAMVDVLAGTLSPVEAGRVYCSCIEACQQIGDLQRMAEWTFALGVWCDRQPELVAFTGQCALHRGQILRARGALENAIDELERAVVRYESDGVPQAAGAALAELAEVQRRRGDLLGAASALERARRSGYVPRIEEMRLLLVTGEHEAAASTARRLLTSPAPMPRRARSLPAVAEVLAVAGTEAEAEQAVVALEEAAAVVGTETVKAEAMLARGRLAARVGSEAAEAGLRAAAAAFRRLGCPWEAAQAHLALAALLDDDGERAAAQALLRPERVAADNPLSAREMDVLRLVAAGESNRGIAQALHLSEKTVARHLSNIFAKLGVPSRTAAAAWAFQHGGTQHGRIV from the coding sequence ATGGACGTCGTCCAAGCCCTGCAACGCGCCCGCGACGCGTACGAGCGTCGCGAATGGCTCAGCGCATACCAGGAGCTGTCGCAGCTCGGCGGCGCACTCTCCGCCGCGGATCTCGCCGACCTCGCCACCGCGGCGCAGCTGGCCGGACGCCACGAGGACTTCATGCACGCGATGGCGCGCGCATGTCGACTGTACGAACAGCACGGCGAGCTCGGGCGGGCCGTGCGGTGCGCCGCGTTCCTGGTCGAGGTGCTGGTCCTCCATGGCGAGGCCGCCGTCGCGAACGGATGGCTCGGTCGCGGTGAGCGGCTCGCGTCGGCCTTGCCGTCGACGGATGCCGCGATCGGGCATCTGCTCTTCAGCGGCATCGTTCCCGACCTCATGGCGAGACGACTCGACTCGGCTCTCGATCGCGCGGAGCGTGCGCTCGAGATCGCCGAGCAGTCGGGCGACGTCGAGCTCCGGGCGAAGGCGCTCATGGGGCTCGGACGCTGTCGAATCGATGGCGGCGACGTCGCGGCCGGCGTGGCTCTCCTGGACGAGGCCATGGTCGACGTGCTCGCCGGGACTCTTTCGCCCGTCGAAGCCGGTCGGGTCTACTGCTCGTGCATCGAGGCCTGCCAGCAGATCGGCGACCTGCAGCGCATGGCGGAGTGGACGTTCGCCCTGGGCGTGTGGTGCGATCGGCAGCCCGAGCTCGTGGCATTCACCGGCCAGTGCGCATTGCATCGCGGTCAGATTCTGCGCGCCCGCGGCGCGCTCGAGAACGCCATCGACGAACTGGAACGTGCCGTGGTCCGGTACGAATCCGACGGCGTGCCGCAGGCCGCCGGGGCAGCGCTGGCCGAGCTCGCTGAGGTGCAGCGCCGCCGTGGCGACCTGCTCGGAGCCGCGAGTGCCCTCGAGCGGGCGCGACGCAGCGGATACGTGCCTCGGATCGAGGAGATGCGGCTGCTGCTCGTGACGGGCGAGCATGAGGCCGCGGCATCCACAGCACGGCGCCTGCTCACCTCCCCAGCCCCGATGCCACGGCGCGCCCGTTCACTGCCCGCGGTCGCCGAGGTGCTCGCGGTGGCAGGCACCGAGGCCGAAGCCGAGCAGGCCGTCGTCGCGCTGGAGGAGGCTGCCGCCGTCGTCGGCACTGAGACCGTGAAGGCGGAGGCGATGCTCGCCCGTGGGCGTCTGGCGGCACGTGTCGGCAGCGAGGCCGCCGAAGCCGGACTCCGCGCGGCGGCGGCCGCGTTTCGGCGGCTCGGGTGCCCGTGGGAGGCGGCGCAGGCGCATCTGGCGTTGGCCGCACTGCTCGACGACGACGGTGAGCGGGCAGCGGCGCAGGCGCTGCTGCGCCCCGAGCGGGTCGCAGCCGACAACCCGCTCTCCGCCCGAGAGATGGATGTGCTCAGACTCGTCGCGGCAGGGGAGTCCAACCGTGGGATCGCCCAGGCGCTCCATCTGAGCGAGAAGACGGTCGCCCGTCACCTGTCGAACATCTTCGCCAAACTCGGCGTGCCGTCGCGGACGGCGGCCGCAGCATGGGCGTTCCAGCACGGCGGGACGCAGCACGGCCGGATCGTCTAG
- a CDS encoding MFS transporter codes for MPSLGELIAPRRLGRDFRWLLASSWTSNLGDGIALSAAPLLIASMTSSPLLVAAGAMMQFLPWLLFGLLAGAVADHHDRRRLVMLANGIRAVIVLGLVAFLVTGTANVWIVLATAFLYGTAEVFADSAGSTLLPMLVRPADLGIGNARMQAGYLVGNQLAGPPLGAFLFALGSFWPFLLQVLCVSLAVLLISRIARTPVPPHDAESPRSKSRAIREGLGWLRRNPPVRTLVIIILVFNVTWAAPWSVLVLYATEHLGMGAVGYGALTTASALGGIIAITSFGWLEKHVSFATLMRVCLSLEVVMHVAFALTTSGIVAFVIMFGFGAYAFVWGTISTTVRQRLVPMELQGRIASVNMVGVFGGLVIGQLLGGIIAQTWGLTAPWWFAFAGSAITLALVWRPISNIAAAKPVLDADEAEQASREDEPGAGGLPLID; via the coding sequence ATGCCCTCGCTCGGCGAACTGATCGCACCCCGCCGACTCGGAAGAGACTTCCGGTGGCTGCTCGCCTCGTCGTGGACCAGCAACCTCGGCGACGGCATCGCCCTCTCGGCGGCGCCGCTGCTCATCGCCTCGATGACGTCGTCGCCCCTCCTGGTGGCAGCCGGCGCCATGATGCAGTTCCTGCCGTGGCTGCTGTTCGGACTGCTCGCGGGGGCCGTCGCCGACCACCACGACCGGCGGCGTCTCGTCATGCTCGCGAACGGCATCCGCGCGGTCATCGTGCTGGGCCTCGTCGCGTTCCTGGTGACGGGGACCGCGAACGTGTGGATCGTGCTGGCCACGGCGTTCCTCTACGGCACCGCCGAGGTGTTCGCCGACTCGGCGGGCAGCACGCTGCTGCCGATGCTCGTGCGCCCCGCCGACCTCGGGATCGGCAACGCCCGCATGCAGGCGGGGTACCTGGTGGGCAATCAGCTCGCCGGCCCTCCGCTCGGCGCGTTCCTGTTCGCCCTCGGGTCGTTCTGGCCGTTCCTGCTGCAGGTGCTGTGCGTGTCGCTCGCGGTGCTGCTCATCTCGCGGATCGCTCGCACGCCGGTGCCGCCGCACGACGCCGAGTCGCCCCGCAGCAAGAGCCGCGCGATCCGCGAGGGCCTGGGCTGGCTGCGCCGCAACCCGCCGGTGCGGACGCTCGTCATCATCATCCTCGTGTTCAACGTCACGTGGGCGGCGCCGTGGAGCGTCCTCGTCCTGTACGCAACCGAGCATCTCGGCATGGGTGCGGTCGGCTACGGTGCCCTCACCACCGCGTCGGCCCTCGGCGGCATCATCGCCATCACGAGCTTCGGCTGGCTCGAGAAGCACGTGTCGTTCGCGACGCTCATGCGCGTGTGCCTCTCGCTCGAGGTGGTCATGCACGTCGCCTTCGCGCTGACGACGTCCGGCATCGTGGCGTTCGTCATCATGTTCGGCTTCGGCGCGTACGCGTTCGTGTGGGGCACGATCTCGACGACCGTGCGGCAGCGCCTCGTGCCGATGGAGCTCCAGGGCCGGATCGCGTCGGTCAATATGGTCGGGGTCTTCGGCGGCCTCGTCATCGGCCAGCTTCTCGGCGGCATCATCGCCCAGACGTGGGGACTGACCGCACCGTGGTGGTTCGCCTTCGCGGGCTCGGCGATCACCCTCGCGCTGGTGTGGCGACCGATCTCGAACATCGCCGCCGCCAAGCCGGTGCTCGACGCAGACGAAGCGGAGCAGGCCAGCCGCGAGGACGAGCCGGGAGCCGGCGGCCTGCCGCTGATCGACTGA
- a CDS encoding sugar porter family MFS transporter, producing the protein MNTTGSIPADAFSLRSQYGRRAIGLSVAAAVGGFLFGFDSSVINGAVDSISQDFALNDVITGFVVAVALLGCAAGAVIAGNLSDRWGRLRVMFLGAVLFFASSLGAGLAFAVWDLALWRVIGGLGIGIASVVAPAYIAEVAPRQIRGGLASLQQLAITLGIFTALLSDALLANTAGGADSVLWLGLEAWRWMFIVGVVPAAVYGILSFTVPESPRYLIAKGRMDEAREIFARLVPPADLDHTIRDLQTTIETDRKNAGVSIRGPVLGLQRIVWVGVILSVFQQFVGINVIFYYSTSLWQSVGFDESNSFTISVLTSVTNVLVTLVAIFLVDRIGRKPILLTGSVLMTLSLALMALSFVFATTDAEGEVSLGAPWGPLALVAANVFVVGFGASWGPLVWVLLGEIFPSRIRGKALGVAAGAQWIANFLVTISFPAMSAWSLPLTYGMYAVFAALSFVYVAWRVPETKGMDIEQTETLFTRKAATPVT; encoded by the coding sequence ATGAACACGACAGGGTCGATCCCCGCCGACGCCTTCTCGCTGCGCAGTCAGTACGGGCGACGCGCGATCGGCCTCTCGGTCGCGGCCGCCGTCGGCGGCTTCCTCTTCGGCTTCGACTCGTCGGTGATCAACGGCGCGGTCGACTCGATCTCGCAGGACTTCGCGCTCAACGACGTGATCACCGGCTTCGTGGTGGCGGTCGCGCTGCTCGGGTGCGCCGCAGGCGCCGTCATCGCGGGCAACCTGTCCGACCGCTGGGGTCGCCTGCGTGTCATGTTCCTCGGCGCCGTCCTCTTCTTCGCGAGCTCGCTGGGCGCCGGCCTCGCCTTCGCCGTCTGGGATCTCGCGCTGTGGCGCGTGATCGGTGGCCTCGGCATCGGCATCGCGTCGGTCGTGGCTCCGGCGTACATCGCCGAGGTCGCGCCGCGCCAGATCCGCGGCGGGCTGGCGTCGCTGCAGCAGCTCGCGATCACGCTCGGCATCTTCACGGCCCTGCTGTCCGACGCGCTGCTGGCGAACACCGCCGGCGGCGCCGACAGCGTGCTGTGGCTCGGGCTCGAGGCGTGGCGCTGGATGTTCATCGTCGGCGTCGTGCCGGCCGCGGTCTACGGCATCCTGTCGTTCACCGTCCCGGAGTCGCCGCGGTACCTCATCGCCAAGGGCCGCATGGACGAGGCCCGCGAGATCTTCGCGCGCCTGGTGCCGCCCGCGGATCTGGACCACACGATCCGCGACCTGCAGACCACGATCGAGACGGACCGCAAGAACGCCGGCGTCTCGATCCGGGGACCGGTGCTAGGCCTTCAGCGGATCGTGTGGGTCGGTGTCATCCTGTCGGTCTTCCAGCAGTTCGTCGGCATCAACGTGATCTTCTACTACTCGACGAGCCTGTGGCAGTCGGTCGGTTTCGACGAGAGCAACTCGTTCACGATCAGCGTGCTGACCTCCGTCACGAACGTGCTGGTGACGCTCGTCGCGATCTTCCTGGTCGACCGCATCGGCCGCAAGCCGATCCTCCTCACCGGCTCGGTACTGATGACGCTGTCGCTCGCGCTGATGGCGCTGTCGTTCGTGTTCGCGACGACGGATGCCGAGGGCGAGGTCTCGCTCGGTGCGCCGTGGGGCCCGCTCGCGCTCGTGGCCGCCAACGTGTTCGTCGTCGGCTTCGGCGCGTCGTGGGGACCGCTGGTGTGGGTGCTGCTCGGCGAGATCTTCCCCAGCCGCATCCGCGGCAAGGCGCTCGGCGTCGCCGCCGGTGCCCAGTGGATCGCGAATTTCCTCGTCACGATCTCGTTCCCCGCGATGTCGGCCTGGTCGCTGCCCCTCACATACGGCATGTACGCCGTGTTCGCCGCGCTGTCGTTCGTCTACGTCGCCTGGCGGGTGCCCGAGACAAAGGGCATGGACATCGAGCAGACCGAGACGCTGTTCACGCGCAAGGCCGCTACGCCGGTGACCTGA